In one window of Tumebacillus algifaecis DNA:
- the guaA gene encoding glutamine-hydrolyzing GMP synthase — MEQKEIVVVLDFGGQYNQLITRRIRELNVYSELMPYQTTAEELKQLNLKGIVFSGGPNSVYADGAPKVDPAIFELGVPILGICYGMQLLAHHFDAKVERADVREYGKSVIEVQSDNVMFAAQPASQQVWMSHSDKVVSVPSGFRVDATTATCPVAAMSDAARKLYAVQYHLEVNHSEFGQEQLKHFLYEVCAASGSWTSASFVDEAIAKIKAEVGDKKVLCALSGGVDSSVAAVLVHRAIGDNLTCMFVDHGLLRKNEAEQVMEMFAGEFKMNVVKIDARDRFLGRLAGVSDPERKRKIIGEEFIRVFEEESKALGQFDFLAQGTLYTDIIESGTATAATIKSHHNVGGLPEDMQFELVEPLNALFKDEVRAAGTELGIKDEIVWRQPFPGPGLAIRIIGDVTADKLEILQDADFVVRDEIRRSGLDREIWQYFAVLPDVRSVGVMGDERTYAYTIAIRGVTSSDGMTADWARIPYDVLERLSVRLVNEVRDVNRVVYDITSKPPATIEWE, encoded by the coding sequence CGCCGAAGAGTTGAAGCAACTGAACCTGAAGGGGATCGTGTTCTCTGGCGGCCCGAACTCGGTCTATGCAGACGGAGCGCCGAAAGTCGATCCGGCCATTTTTGAGCTTGGCGTGCCGATCCTCGGCATCTGCTATGGGATGCAACTGCTGGCCCACCACTTTGACGCGAAAGTAGAGCGCGCCGATGTGCGCGAATATGGCAAATCGGTGATCGAGGTGCAAAGCGACAATGTGATGTTTGCCGCACAGCCTGCTTCCCAGCAAGTCTGGATGAGCCACTCCGACAAAGTGGTATCCGTACCGTCCGGCTTCCGCGTCGATGCGACCACCGCTACCTGCCCGGTCGCGGCGATGAGCGATGCGGCTCGCAAGCTGTATGCGGTGCAGTATCACCTCGAGGTCAACCACAGCGAATTTGGCCAAGAGCAGTTGAAGCATTTCCTGTATGAGGTCTGTGCGGCCAGCGGATCTTGGACCTCCGCTTCGTTTGTCGATGAGGCGATTGCCAAGATCAAAGCGGAAGTCGGCGACAAAAAAGTGCTCTGCGCCTTGTCTGGCGGTGTCGATTCCTCCGTGGCGGCCGTGCTGGTGCATCGGGCGATCGGGGACAACCTGACCTGCATGTTCGTCGATCATGGGCTGCTTCGCAAAAATGAGGCAGAGCAAGTGATGGAGATGTTTGCTGGCGAGTTCAAAATGAACGTGGTCAAAATCGATGCGCGCGACCGTTTTCTCGGCCGCTTGGCTGGCGTGAGCGATCCAGAGCGCAAGCGTAAGATCATCGGTGAAGAATTTATCCGCGTTTTCGAAGAAGAGTCCAAAGCGCTTGGCCAGTTCGACTTCTTGGCCCAAGGCACGCTCTACACCGACATCATCGAGTCGGGCACGGCTACGGCTGCGACGATCAAGTCGCACCATAACGTGGGTGGCTTGCCGGAGGACATGCAGTTCGAGTTGGTCGAACCGCTCAACGCCCTGTTCAAAGACGAAGTGCGCGCAGCAGGCACTGAGCTTGGCATCAAAGACGAGATCGTCTGGCGTCAACCGTTCCCAGGTCCAGGTCTGGCGATCCGCATCATCGGGGACGTGACGGCCGATAAGTTGGAGATTCTGCAAGATGCTGACTTTGTGGTGCGCGATGAGATTCGCCGTTCCGGTCTTGACCGTGAGATCTGGCAATACTTCGCCGTTCTGCCTGACGTTCGCTCGGTTGGCGTCATGGGCGATGAGCGCACCTACGCCTACACGATCGCCATTCGCGGCGTCACATCGAGCGACGGCATGACTGCAGACTGGGCGCGCATCCCATATGATGTGCTGGAGCGTCTGTCGGTGCGCCTCGTCAACGAAGTGCGTGATGTCAACCGTGTCGTGTACGACATCACCTCGAAGCCACCAGCAACGATTGAGTGGGAATAA
- a CDS encoding NCS2 family permease, whose protein sequence is MLERLFKLGEFGTNPRTEIIAGITTFVTMAYILFLNPVILKGTGMSEGAVFFATAVGAGLVTIMMGLFVNFPVGLAPGMGLNAYFAVVAAANGGVMTWQVALGAVFVAGIIFILLTVTGFRQMLVKALPDSLKYAITVGIGLFITLIGLKLGQVSTVTFVGGPSAEAIKNGAPVVNLLFFEWNIGLTDFIANKAAALTLIGLLIAGVLTTIRVRGALLITIILTTLIGIPLGVTSTEALSNPTFLPDFGDLALFKLDFSMLGSAIFWEVVIIFVFVTLFDSFGTLVGTANRAGLLNRPDGEKRLGKAMFVDGSGVSIGALLGVTPMTAYIESAAGIESGGRTGLTAVTTGILFLLSVVLLSPFVAVIPDSATAPALIVVGVLMMGSVRHIEWNDFGIAMPAFLTIALMPFTYSIANGISIGIIFFVILNVIRNLFTKDADQKVKVHWLMWVIAILALARYIFLAGE, encoded by the coding sequence ATGTTAGAGCGTCTGTTTAAACTTGGCGAATTTGGCACCAACCCGCGCACCGAGATCATCGCCGGGATCACCACGTTCGTCACCATGGCGTACATTCTGTTCCTGAATCCAGTGATTCTGAAAGGGACGGGCATGTCGGAGGGCGCCGTGTTCTTCGCAACCGCGGTCGGTGCCGGTCTTGTCACCATCATGATGGGCCTGTTCGTCAACTTCCCGGTCGGACTGGCCCCCGGGATGGGTCTGAATGCGTACTTTGCGGTCGTCGCAGCTGCCAATGGTGGCGTGATGACTTGGCAAGTGGCGTTAGGAGCGGTGTTTGTAGCCGGGATCATCTTCATCTTGCTGACGGTGACCGGATTCCGTCAGATGCTGGTCAAAGCGTTGCCCGATTCACTGAAATATGCGATCACCGTAGGTATTGGTCTGTTCATCACCTTGATCGGCTTGAAACTGGGGCAGGTCAGCACCGTCACTTTCGTCGGCGGACCGTCCGCTGAGGCGATCAAAAACGGAGCGCCGGTAGTTAACCTGCTGTTCTTCGAATGGAACATCGGCCTGACCGACTTCATCGCGAACAAAGCGGCCGCTCTGACCTTGATCGGTTTGCTCATCGCAGGTGTGTTGACCACGATCCGTGTGCGCGGCGCGCTGTTGATCACGATCATCTTGACTACCTTGATTGGCATTCCGCTTGGCGTGACGAGCACAGAAGCCCTGAGCAACCCGACGTTCCTGCCGGACTTCGGCGACTTGGCTCTGTTCAAGCTCGACTTCTCGATGCTGGGCAGTGCGATCTTCTGGGAAGTTGTCATCATCTTCGTCTTTGTTACTTTATTTGACTCTTTCGGTACTTTGGTCGGCACGGCGAACCGTGCAGGTCTTTTGAATCGTCCGGACGGCGAAAAACGTCTGGGCAAAGCGATGTTCGTTGACGGTTCTGGCGTTTCGATCGGCGCGCTGCTCGGCGTCACGCCGATGACGGCATACATCGAGTCGGCAGCGGGCATCGAGTCGGGCGGCCGCACCGGTTTGACCGCCGTCACCACCGGGATTTTGTTCCTGCTGTCCGTCGTGCTGTTGTCGCCGTTTGTGGCGGTGATCCCCGATTCGGCGACCGCACCTGCGCTGATCGTGGTCGGTGTCCTGATGATGGGTTCGGTCCGCCATATCGAGTGGAATGATTTCGGCATCGCGATGCCAGCATTCCTGACCATCGCGCTGATGCCGTTCACCTACTCGATCGCCAACGGCATCTCGATCGGGATCATCTTCTTCGTGATCCTGAATGTCATCCGCAACCTGTTCACCAAAGACGCAGATCAAAAGGTCAAGGTGCACTGGCTGATGTGGGTCATCGCCATTCTCGCTCTGGCGCGCTACATCTTCTTGGCGGGCGAATAG